One Paenibacillus sp. FSL W8-0186 genomic window carries:
- a CDS encoding DNA alkylation repair protein yields MAEPLKLMYNKDFLSEFAKKVKRAYSAFDETSFIAEVLAEPWGELELKARIRKISSTLGHCLPGDYEEAIKVLYQIDEQCVGFPYLFFPDFVEVHGQADEHWELSMQALERFTSKSTAEFAVRPFLLRDPEQMMQQMMTWSKHDNEHVRRLASEGCRPRLPWGQALPMFKRDPALLLPLLEGLKADPSLYVRKSVANNLNDITKDHPSVVIQLSREWFGEHPDTDWIVRHACRNLIRKADPEIMELFGYTDTSAPGMVPLVSNAVLSVDKALVAIGDNSVFGYELRFREGDPVRVRIEYGIDFVKANGQTSRKLFRLTDRTLPGGARYTGSRKHSWKDLTTRRHYPGEHRIVLLVNGQEVASETIEVISQN; encoded by the coding sequence ATGGCCGAGCCGTTAAAGTTAATGTATAACAAAGATTTTCTAAGCGAATTTGCTAAGAAGGTGAAGCGAGCCTACAGCGCATTTGACGAAACTTCATTTATCGCGGAAGTATTGGCTGAGCCATGGGGCGAACTGGAGCTAAAAGCCAGAATACGAAAAATCAGCTCCACGCTGGGACACTGTCTTCCCGGCGATTATGAAGAGGCGATCAAGGTTCTTTATCAAATAGATGAGCAGTGTGTGGGGTTCCCGTATTTGTTCTTTCCCGATTTTGTGGAGGTACACGGTCAGGCCGACGAGCATTGGGAGCTTTCGATGCAGGCTTTGGAGCGTTTTACGTCCAAATCAACCGCAGAATTTGCAGTACGGCCGTTCCTGCTGCGAGATCCGGAGCAGATGATGCAGCAAATGATGACTTGGTCGAAGCATGATAACGAGCATGTACGCCGTCTTGCCAGCGAGGGCTGCCGGCCGCGTTTGCCTTGGGGACAAGCATTGCCGATGTTTAAACGCGACCCTGCGCTGCTGCTTCCCTTGCTGGAAGGGCTGAAGGCTGATCCGTCATTATATGTGCGAAAAAGCGTGGCCAACAACTTGAATGATATTACGAAGGATCATCCATCCGTGGTGATCCAGTTATCCCGCGAATGGTTTGGCGAACATCCGGACACGGACTGGATCGTGAGGCATGCGTGCCGCAACTTGATCCGTAAAGCCGATCCTGAAATCATGGAGCTGTTCGGGTATACGGATACGTCGGCACCGGGGATGGTGCCGCTAGTGTCTAATGCTGTATTATCCGTAGACAAAGCCTTAGTTGCGATCGGCGATAACAGTGTGTTTGGCTATGAGCTTCGTTTTCGCGAAGGGGATCCCGTCCGGGTTCGAATCGAATATGGCATCGATTTTGTGAAGGCAAACGGACAGACATCGCGCAAGCTATTTCGGTTAACAGACCGAACTTTGCCTGGCGGAGCACGGTATACAGGTTCACGGAAGCATAGCTGGAAGGATTTGACGACCCGCCGCCATTACCCAGGCGAGCACCGGATCGT
- a CDS encoding DUF1796 family putative cysteine peptidase yields the protein MRLSELQRPYDLVMSLGYNCMVAYQLKRLALRSFSGPVDWVIIHEARDLIRLLDNRFQGYMEEQNLKILGSHNGYFSVQDTEYKAHSFHDFPCSDGNQTIANYSEFKNKLDRRISRFISLAAQADSALFVRERCSYEDAVRLRDSLASLVKGKTHLLIINYTREGRLVEHHWMDDGICSVDVNLDVDDEFFRDSYWNDAFRGVSLIPK from the coding sequence ATGAGACTGTCTGAACTGCAACGCCCATATGATCTTGTTATGAGCCTTGGTTATAATTGCATGGTGGCATACCAATTGAAGAGACTAGCACTTAGAAGCTTTTCAGGACCTGTCGACTGGGTGATTATCCATGAGGCAAGAGATTTAATTCGTCTGCTGGACAATCGTTTTCAGGGATATATGGAGGAACAGAATCTAAAGATCCTAGGCAGCCATAATGGATATTTTTCGGTTCAGGACACGGAATACAAAGCGCATTCCTTTCACGACTTTCCATGCTCTGACGGTAATCAGACGATTGCGAATTATTCTGAATTTAAAAACAAATTGGACAGACGCATCAGCCGCTTCATCAGCTTAGCTGCCCAGGCAGATTCGGCTTTGTTTGTCCGCGAGCGCTGCAGCTATGAGGATGCGGTGCGTTTGAGAGATAGCCTGGCTTCTTTGGTCAAAGGCAAGACGCATCTATTAATAATTAATTATACGAGGGAAGGCAGACTCGTTGAGCATCATTGGATGGATGACGGCATTTGCAGCGTAGACGTAAATCTCGATGTCGATGATGAATTTTTTCGTGATTCGTATTGGAACGATGCCTTTCGTGGGGTGTCATTAATTCCTAAGTAA
- a CDS encoding phosphocholine cytidylyltransferase family protein, which yields MKVIILAAGMGSRLKPLTNHIPKTMITVGNQTLIENIIQGLVDIQLSEIAIITGYQHEVLETFLKRRFPTVRLQFIYNDQYSVKDNIYSFSLAEEFVGNEEMLCICSDIYCKPQLLLRAVQAPFDILMVDDTKEIPSRAMKVRVNREGYITKISKELSVEESKGEIVGISKISSSNTAFIFERIATYLDMGLVNVWWPYAINDALDQIKLRPWSTDGIGWVNVNTFDDLKEAMNIAND from the coding sequence ATGAAGGTGATCATACTTGCTGCGGGAATGGGCTCCCGGCTAAAACCGTTAACGAACCATATCCCCAAGACGATGATCACGGTAGGCAATCAAACTTTGATTGAAAACATTATTCAAGGGCTAGTAGACATCCAGCTCTCGGAAATAGCGATAATAACAGGTTACCAGCACGAAGTGCTTGAGACTTTTTTGAAGCGAAGATTTCCTACAGTGCGGCTGCAGTTTATATATAATGATCAATATTCAGTAAAAGACAACATTTACTCTTTTTCATTAGCAGAGGAATTCGTCGGCAATGAAGAGATGTTGTGTATTTGCTCGGATATATATTGTAAGCCGCAACTGCTGCTAAGAGCGGTTCAAGCGCCGTTCGATATTCTCATGGTGGATGATACGAAAGAAATTCCTTCAAGAGCTATGAAGGTTAGAGTGAATCGTGAAGGTTATATAACTAAAATAAGCAAAGAGCTCTCTGTAGAAGAAAGCAAGGGCGAAATCGTCGGTATTTCCAAAATATCCTCTTCCAATACAGCTTTTATTTTCGAGCGGATCGCGACTTATTTAGACATGGGCCTTGTAAACGTCTGGTGGCCCTATGCCATAAATGACGCCCTGGATCAAATCAAACTGCGTCCATGGTCTACAGATGGCATAGGCTGGGTAAATGTGAATACCTTCGACGATTTGAAAGAAGCCATGAACATCGCTAATGATTAA
- a CDS encoding MDR family MFS transporter translates to MSKDAIHEPAEFSMKSLIAPLLAVILGMIMVILDSTVINVAIPNLQQYFGTSLKAIQWTITGYTLALSAVIPLAGWMTDKYGAKKVFLITITLFTLGSVLCSLAQTSEQLVIFRVIQGLGGGMVAPIGMAMVFKLAPPDKRGAVMGMLGIPMLLAPASGPILSGWLIKIASWHWIFLINLPIGIAAIIVGIEFLPKFESRKVPGLDILGMILAPIAFATLAFGVNEGGTEWSSPVTLTALLVGGIALIIFIIVELNKKEPLLELRVFGSSDFTRGVLLSWIVQIALFGAILMVPLYLQNVRGFTPLQSGFTTLAQALASMTMMPIGGRLFDKWGARPLAMTGLTLISTALFLLSQIKVDTSMIMVVMPLILMGAGMGMTMMPLNTHILNSAPRKLVNRVTPLTSATQQVVTSFAIAGLTGYLTSNITKHMTAPETAGDVMASSTLAFGDTFFLTACIAVSGLLLSILLRKPRSKPEEELPENESMPDAKAMISH, encoded by the coding sequence ATGTCCAAAGACGCCATCCATGAACCGGCAGAGTTTTCTATGAAGTCGTTAATAGCTCCTCTGCTGGCGGTTATTCTGGGAATGATCATGGTTATTCTCGATAGTACGGTCATCAATGTGGCTATACCAAATTTGCAGCAATACTTCGGCACCTCGCTAAAGGCTATCCAGTGGACGATAACGGGATATACCCTGGCGTTGTCCGCCGTTATTCCGCTTGCGGGCTGGATGACGGATAAGTACGGCGCAAAGAAGGTATTCTTGATTACGATTACCTTGTTTACACTGGGCTCTGTGCTGTGTTCCTTGGCGCAGACGTCCGAACAGCTCGTCATTTTCCGGGTGATTCAAGGGCTGGGCGGAGGCATGGTTGCTCCGATCGGCATGGCGATGGTGTTCAAGCTGGCTCCACCCGATAAGAGAGGGGCGGTCATGGGGATGCTGGGCATTCCGATGCTGCTTGCGCCAGCTTCAGGACCGATTTTATCGGGCTGGTTAATTAAAATCGCTTCATGGCATTGGATTTTCCTGATTAATCTGCCAATCGGCATCGCCGCGATCATTGTTGGTATTGAATTCCTGCCGAAGTTTGAGAGCAGGAAGGTTCCGGGGCTGGATATCCTGGGGATGATCCTGGCACCGATCGCGTTTGCAACGCTGGCTTTTGGCGTAAATGAAGGGGGAACGGAATGGTCCTCCCCGGTTACATTAACAGCACTCCTTGTTGGGGGCATCGCGCTGATTATTTTTATTATCGTAGAATTGAATAAAAAAGAACCGCTCCTCGAGCTGCGTGTCTTCGGCTCTTCCGATTTCACCAGGGGTGTGCTGCTATCCTGGATCGTGCAGATTGCGCTGTTCGGTGCGATTCTGATGGTGCCTCTCTATTTGCAGAACGTAAGAGGGTTTACGCCGCTGCAGAGCGGGTTCACGACGCTGGCCCAGGCGCTGGCCTCCATGACCATGATGCCGATTGGAGGAAGGCTGTTTGATAAATGGGGGGCGCGTCCGCTAGCCATGACCGGGTTGACTCTGATTTCCACGGCTTTGTTCCTGCTCTCACAGATCAAGGTAGATACGTCGATGATCATGGTTGTAATGCCGCTTATTCTTATGGGGGCAGGCATGGGCATGACGATGATGCCGTTAAATACGCATATTCTTAATTCGGCGCCCCGTAAGCTTGTGAATCGTGTTACACCGTTGACTTCGGCAACGCAGCAGGTTGTTACTTCCTTTGCTATCGCCGGATTGACGGGCTATTTAACTTCAAATATAACGAAGCATATGACGGCACCGGAGACAGCCGGAGATGTCATGGCGAGTTCAACGCTAGCGTTTGGCGATACCTTCTTTCTGACAGCTTGCATTGCGGTTTCCGGGCTGCTGCTCAGCATTCTGCTGCGCAAGCCGCGGAGCAAACCGGAGGAGGAGCTGCCGGAGAACGAATCGATGCCGGATGCTAAAGCGATGATTTCACATTAA
- a CDS encoding TetR/AcrR family transcriptional regulator: protein MSVTKQKILNSAMRFFLEKGYLATSIQNIADDCGVAKGSLYNFFSSKEDILIEILLSQQESMIERKEQIQSDKSLSSKEIFIRETECQCEFFLNNNYMMQEMKKFSTPDGKVAPILFQMRASLLKSNIESLIRVFGEGIRSNVWDLVFIYNGIIREIIFLMVFEKRSLILRDVAEFIVHCMEDMAANTQAASRPPLLKREDMEVYMQSALQGESFCTRHRLPDLLNDLMTTIPELQITNFKKAELQEAAELLQEALQAKQHKPVLIRSLIGFMEKEHGLRHVLKQIEKLVFEG from the coding sequence TTGAGTGTAACCAAGCAGAAAATTTTGAATTCGGCGATGCGTTTCTTTTTAGAAAAAGGATATCTTGCTACCTCGATCCAGAATATTGCTGACGACTGCGGCGTAGCCAAAGGCTCCTTATATAATTTTTTCAGCTCGAAGGAAGACATCCTGATTGAAATTTTATTATCTCAGCAGGAGAGCATGATTGAGCGGAAAGAGCAAATTCAAAGCGACAAGTCGCTGTCCTCGAAGGAGATTTTTATCCGCGAAACGGAATGCCAATGCGAATTTTTCTTGAACAACAATTACATGATGCAGGAAATGAAGAAATTCTCGACGCCTGATGGCAAGGTCGCCCCCATTTTGTTTCAAATGAGGGCGAGCCTGCTCAAAAGTAATATAGAGAGCCTTATTCGGGTTTTTGGTGAAGGAATCCGCTCCAACGTCTGGGATCTTGTCTTCATTTATAACGGAATTATTCGCGAGATCATTTTCCTGATGGTGTTCGAGAAAAGATCGCTCATTCTTCGCGACGTGGCTGAGTTTATCGTTCATTGCATGGAAGATATGGCAGCGAATACACAGGCCGCCAGCAGACCTCCGCTGCTCAAACGGGAAGATATGGAAGTATACATGCAATCTGCGCTGCAGGGAGAGTCTTTTTGTACCCGCCACAGACTGCCTGACCTACTCAATGACCTCATGACCACCATACCTGAATTGCAGATTACAAATTTTAAAAAAGCTGAGCTGCAGGAAGCCGCTGAACTGCTCCAGGAGGCATTGCAAGCCAAGCAGCACAAGCCGGTATTGATCCGCTCGCTGATCGGATTTATGGAGAAGGAGCACGGTCTTCGCCATGTGCTGAAGCAAATCGAAAAGCTCGTGTTTGAGGGCTGA
- a CDS encoding UbiD family decarboxylase, translating into MKYRNLEECVVDLERHGHLVRIREEVDPYLEMAAIHLRVYEAGGPALLFENIKGTKYRAVSNLFGTIERSKFIFRNTWQAAENVIALRNDPMKALKKPLQSMSSSLAALTALPVKKPGGLPSGMQEIQISDLPQIHHWPMDGGAFITLPQVYTEDPDKPGIMNSNLGMYRVQLSGNDYEINREVGMHYQIHRGIGIHQDKANKLGKPLKVSCFVGGHPAHSLAAVMPLPEGMSELTIAGMLSGRRFRYSYVDGYCISHDADFVITGEIHPGETKPEGPFGDHLGYYSLVHPFPVMKVHKVYAKPNAIWPFTVVGRPPQEDTAFGELIHELTGDAVKLEVPGVKEVQAVDAAGVHPLLFAIGSERYTPYQEVKQPAELLTIANHILGTNQLSLAKYLFITAEDKQPLSTYREVEFLSYILERIDLHRDIHFHTNTTIDTLDYSGTGLNTGSKVVFAAYGEKKRELCTEVPDGLKDIRGYENVRFVLPGIVAMEGPAFRDYASANKEMDELSKAIAAKGEFPSCPMIILCDDSEFLSASLSNFLWVTFTRSNPSHDIYGVNSYYDNKHWACDNVIIDARSKPHQAPPLIPDPAVEKNIERLFVKGASLGGIKIG; encoded by the coding sequence ATGAAGTATCGCAATTTGGAAGAATGCGTCGTTGATTTGGAGAGACATGGGCATCTGGTTCGTATCCGTGAGGAAGTGGACCCTTATCTGGAAATGGCCGCTATTCATTTGCGCGTTTATGAAGCCGGAGGACCGGCACTTTTGTTTGAGAACATCAAGGGCACGAAATATCGGGCTGTCTCCAATCTTTTCGGTACGATCGAGCGGAGCAAGTTTATTTTTCGCAATACGTGGCAGGCGGCAGAGAACGTCATCGCTTTGCGCAATGATCCGATGAAAGCCTTGAAGAAGCCGCTTCAAAGCATGAGTTCCAGTTTAGCCGCCCTGACTGCGCTGCCTGTCAAGAAACCAGGGGGGCTGCCGTCCGGCATGCAGGAAATACAAATTTCGGATTTGCCGCAAATCCATCATTGGCCGATGGACGGAGGAGCGTTCATTACGCTTCCGCAAGTGTACACAGAGGATCCGGACAAGCCGGGAATTATGAATTCCAATCTGGGCATGTACCGTGTGCAGCTTAGCGGCAACGACTATGAGATCAACAGAGAAGTCGGTATGCACTATCAAATCCATCGCGGAATCGGCATTCACCAGGACAAGGCCAACAAGCTAGGTAAGCCGCTGAAGGTAAGCTGCTTTGTCGGCGGTCATCCAGCGCATTCCCTGGCTGCCGTCATGCCGCTGCCGGAGGGAATGAGCGAGCTGACGATTGCGGGAATGCTCTCCGGGCGGCGTTTTCGCTATAGTTATGTTGACGGCTATTGCATCAGCCATGACGCTGATTTCGTCATTACGGGTGAAATTCATCCCGGAGAGACAAAGCCGGAGGGACCTTTTGGTGATCATCTGGGCTACTATAGCTTGGTTCATCCTTTCCCCGTCATGAAGGTACACAAAGTATACGCGAAACCGAATGCTATCTGGCCGTTTACGGTTGTCGGACGTCCTCCGCAGGAGGATACGGCGTTTGGTGAGCTGATCCACGAGCTGACCGGTGATGCCGTCAAGCTGGAGGTTCCGGGCGTGAAAGAGGTACAGGCGGTTGACGCTGCAGGCGTGCATCCGCTCCTGTTCGCGATCGGCAGCGAGCGATATACGCCGTACCAGGAGGTCAAGCAGCCGGCCGAGCTGTTGACAATTGCCAATCATATTCTAGGAACGAACCAATTGAGCTTGGCGAAATATTTGTTTATTACCGCCGAAGATAAGCAGCCGCTAAGCACTTATCGCGAAGTCGAATTCTTGAGCTATATTCTAGAGCGTATCGACCTGCATCGGGATATCCATTTTCATACGAACACGACAATCGATACACTTGATTATTCCGGTACAGGACTGAACACCGGGAGCAAGGTTGTTTTTGCAGCATATGGGGAGAAGAAAAGGGAGCTCTGTACGGAGGTTCCTGACGGGCTGAAGGACATTCGCGGCTATGAAAACGTCCGTTTCGTCCTGCCGGGCATCGTCGCCATGGAGGGACCAGCGTTTAGAGATTACGCGAGCGCGAATAAGGAGATGGATGAGCTCAGCAAGGCGATCGCGGCAAAAGGAGAATTCCCTTCCTGCCCAATGATTATTCTATGCGACGACAGCGAGTTTCTGAGCGCATCTCTGAGCAATTTTCTCTGGGTGACCTTCACGCGCAGCAATCCGTCTCATGATATTTACGGAGTAAACAGCTATTACGACAACAAGCATTGGGCTTGTGACAACGTCATTATCGATGCCCGCAGCAAGCCACATCAAGCGCCGCCGCTCATTCCCGACCCGGCGGTGGAGAAGAACATTGAGCGCTTGTTTGTTAAAGGTGCTAGTTTAGGTGGGATCAAGATAGGATAG